From the genome of Candidatus Manganitrophaceae bacterium:
GCTGCGTTTGCCCCGCTGGAGCAGAAAAAACCGGAGGCGCCGGCTGGAAACCTCGACTTCATTCTCGACATTCCGCTCGAGATCCGGGTGGAGATGGGGAGCTCAAAAATCCTCATCCGGGATTTGCTTCAGCTGGGGCAAGGCTCGGTGGTGGAGCTTGAGAAAATGGCGGGAGAGCCGATGGATCTTTACATCGGCGACAAGCTGGTCGCCAAAGGGGAGGTGGTCGTAGTGAACGACAAGTTCGGAATCCGGCTGACCGACATCGTCAGCGCGGCCGAGCGGATCAAACAACTCAGCAAAGGATAACCGTGGATCCTTTTTGGAATTTGGTCAAAGTCGGCGCGTCGCTTCTCCTCGTCCTCGGCATCATCGCCTTGACGGCCTATGCCGTCAAGCGTTTTCTCGGCGGCCGATTGGGGCTCTGGCGCACCCAGCCGCTGATTCAAGTCTTATCGACCACCTATCTCGGCCCCAAAAAGGAGATCGCCGTCATTGAGGTCGGAAAAGAATACCTGGTGGTCGGCATCACCGCCACGCAGATCTCCCTTCTCACCCGATTAGAGGGTCCTCCGCTTCCGGCGAAGCCCATTGAGACCAGAGAGGACTCCAGATCGGTATGAAAAAGACTTGGGCTTTCAGAGGCATCCTCTTTTGCAGCCTGCTCTTGATCTGCATGATCGGGCTCGCCTCCGCTGCCGATGCCCCCAACGCGGCCCCGTCCCTGACGATTAACCTCGGAAACGGCACCCCCCAGCAAATGTCGGTCGTCGTTCAGATTCTCCTCCTCTTGACGGTTCTCTCTCTGGCGCCGGCGCTCATCATGATGGTCACCTCCTTTACCCGGATCGTGATTGTCCTCTCTTTTTTAAGGCATGCTTTGGGAACACAGCAGACCCCGCCCAACCAGGTGTTGATCAGCCTTGCCCTCTTCTTAACCCTCTTTGTGATGTCGCCGGTTTGGCAGAAGGTGAACGCGGAGGCGCTTCAGCCTTACCTCGAGCAAAAGCTCACCCAGGCGGAGGCGCTCGATCGGGCGGCCGATTCGGCGCGGGGGTTTATGCTAAAGCAGGTTCGGGAGAAAGACCTCGCCCTCTTTGTCGATATGGCGAAGCTCCCTCCCCCGAAGAGCCCCTCCGAGCTTCCGATCCATGTGGTCATTCCGGCTTTCATGATCAGCGAACTGAGAACCGCCTTTCAGATCGGATTCTTACTTTTTCTCCCTTTTCTCGTCATTGACATCGTCGTCGCGAGCATTCTGATGTCGATGGGGATGATGATGCTCCCGCCGGTGATGATCTCCCTTCCGTTCAAGCTGATCCTCTTCGTCTTGGCCGACGGGTGGTATCTCATCGTTGGATCGTTGATAAAGAGTTTCGCGTAGGGCCGGTCCCGTCCTTTTTTGTCGCTCCCGATGGGGATACAGGTGATTAATAAATAAGGGGGAAGAGAGATGACGCCAGAGTTTGTGATTGAAATGGGCCAGCGGACCATCGAAACCGCGCTGCTTCTGGCGGCGCCGGCGCTCCTCTTCAGTCTGGTTGCCGGATTGATCATCAGCATTTTTCAGGCGGTGACCCAGATCAACGAGGCGACCCTCACCTTTCTCCCGAAAATCTTGGCGGTTTCGCTGGCGCTCTTGATCTTCTTCCCCTGGATGCTCTCGATCATCATCGAGTTTACGAGCCGTCTGCTGATCAATATTCCCAATTACGTCCACTGACCTTCGGGGAAGGGTTGGAGGAAGAAGCAAACCATAGGAGCCAAAGTCGGTATGTCGTGGGTGCAGCCGCTCTTTCAGTATGAGACCTCATTCGTGTTGATCCTCTTTCGGGTGGGGAGTTTCCTGGCGGCGATGCCGATGGTGGGGGGACAGAGCCTTCCCGGCCTGATCAAGGTCTCATTGGCGTTGGCCGTGTCGCTCGTTCTGGTTCCGATTATTTCGATGCCGCCCCCGCCGTCGACCCTCTCCGCCTGGATGGTCGGACTGGTGGGAGAGGTGCTGATTGGATGGGTCATCGGACTCGGCACCCAGCTGATTTTCGCCGCCGTCGATCTCGGGGGAGAAATTGCAGGTCTTCAGATGGGATTCGGCATTGCGAGCGTGATCGATCCGGCCTCCAACCAACCGGTTCCGTTGATCGAGCAGGTATATACCCTTCTGGCGGTACTCATCTTCTTTGGCGCCCGCGCCGACCACCTGATCCTTCAGGCGCTCGTTCACAGCTTCGGCCTGCTCCCCCCCATGGCTTTCGCCCCGAACGGCATCCCGCTCGGTCATTTTATTCAGCTGGCCGGGCAGATGTTCGTCGTCGGAATGAAGATTGCCATTCCGGTAACGATGGTCCTGCTGCTGGCGAATGTCGCGCTGGGAATTCTCTCGCGGGTGGTTCCGCAGATGAATGTCTGGTTGATGAGCTTTCCGGTCACGATCGGCCTCGGCCTTTTGGTGATGGGAGCGACCCTCTCGCTCTTCGTGGCCCTTCTGCAAGACCGGATGGCCGGCCTGGAGGGAACGATCGCCAGCCTGCTGATCGAGATGCGAAAGTAAAACCTTTCAGGAGTTAGATCGTCCCAGATGGCGGCAGAAGATCAGGAACGAACAGAACAGGCGACCCCAAAACGGCGGGAGGAGGCCCGGAGCCGCGGACAGGTTCCCCGCAGCCGGGAGATCTATTCGGCCGCCTTAATCCTCGGCGGGGTCTTTGGCTTTTCCATGCTGGGGCCGATGGTCGTCTCGGAGATGCAAAAAATGATGGTTCAAACCTTGGGCGCCCTCTCCGCCGCGCCGATGACCGAAACCTCCCTTTATCAGCTGGCGACCGCTCACTTTTCCCGGACATTGTGGGTGCTCGTCCCGGTCATGGGATTGCTTGCACTCATCAGCCTTGCCGCCGCCTTCGGGCAGCAGGGATGGGTCTGGTCGACAACCGCGTTGAGCCCCGATTGGTCCCGTCTCAATCCTTTGAAAGGATTTCAAAAGTTTCTCTCGATTCAAGCGGCGGCCGAGCTGATCAAGACGCTCATTAAGTTTTTGGCGGTCGGCGGCCTCTCTTATCTCCTCATCCGCCAGGCGCTACCGGCCCTCTCCGTCGCAATCCAATCGGAACCGGCTCAAATGCCAGGACTCGCCGGCCGGATGATTTATCGGTTTGCGCTGACGACCGGGATCTTGATCGCGTTCATCGGGGGGGCCGACTATCTCTTCCAGTGGTGGTCCATGGAGAGAAGCCTCCGGATGAGCCGACAAGATATAAAAGATGAGATGCGACAGAGCGAAGGAGACCCGATGCTTCGGGCCCGGGTTCGGAGCATTCAGAGGGAGATGGCGCGCAAGCGGATGATGGCCGATGTTCCCAAAGCCGATGTGGTGGTGACCAACCCGACCCATTTGGCCGTTGCCCTTCTCTACCAGCATGGAAAGATGAGCGCGCCGAAAGTGGTGGCGAAGGGGGCCGGTTTCGTCGCGGAGCGGATCAGGGAGCTGGCGCGGCAGAACGGGGTGCCGGTGATCGAAAACAAACCGCTCGCCCGCGCCCTATTCAAAACGGTGAAGATCGGAGACCCGGTGCCGTCCAAACTCTATCGGGCGGTGGCGGAGATTCTGGCATACGTGTATCGGCTCCGCGGCAAGGCGGCCCGGCCGTAATCGATTGGTCCAAAGCAGGAGAAGAGATCTAAATGGCTGAAACCGTTTCAGAACAGACCCCGGCCGGCGGGTGGCTCAAAAATGGCGACATCATTCTCAGCCTCGGAGTGGTCGGGGTGTTGATGCTGATGATCCTTCCGCTGCCGCGGATGCTCCTCGATCTCCTCCTCGCCTTTAATTTGAGCGTGGCGTTGATCATCCTCTTCGTGTCGATGTATACGCTCCGGCCGATGGAATTCTCGGCCTTTCCATCGATGCTTCTCCTCGTCACCCTCTTCCGGCTCTCCCTCAACATCGCCACGACGCGGTTGATCCTTCTGCACGGCAATGAAGGGGCCGATGCGGCGGGAGAGGTGATCAAGACCTTCGGAAACTTCGTCGTCGGCGGCAACTACACCGTCGGACTGGTCGTTTTTGCGATTCTCATCGTCATCAACTTTGTGGTGATCACCAAGGGCGCCGGCCGGATCGCCGAGGTGGCCGCGCGTTTTATGTTGGACGCGATGCCCGGAAAGCAGATGAGCATCGACGCCGATCTCAATGCCGGGTTGATCGACGAAAAAGAGGCGCGCCGCCGGCGCAAAGCGGTCTCTCAAGAAGCCGATTTCTACGGGGCGATGGACGGCGCCAGCAAGTTCGTCCGCGGCGATGCGGTCGCCGCGATCTTGATCGTCCTCGTCAACATCATCGGCGGGTTGATCATCGGCGTTCTACAGCAGGGGATGGGGGTGATGGCGGCGGCGCAAAATTATACCTTGCTGACGGTCGGCGAGGGGCTGGTGGCGCAGATTCCGGCGCTGATCATCTCGACCTCGGCCGGTATCGTCGTCAGCCGCGCCGCGGCCGATGCGAATTTGGGAACGGAGGTCACCCGTCAAATTCTGGTTCATCCCCGCGCGATCATGGGGGCGGCCTCCATTATTTTCCTCTTCGGCTTGATGCCGGGATTGCCCCACATCGCGTTTCTTCTCCTCGCCTCAGCGATCGGATTTATGGGCTATACCGCTCAGAAGTCGAAAGAGGCTGCGGCCGCCGCCGAGATCAAGGAGACGGCCCCCTCGGCGGCCCCCCCGGCGGCGGAAAAGCAGGATTGGATCGTGCCGCTCGACCTGATGGAGCTCAATGTCGGCTACGGTCTGATCCCCCTTGTTGACGAGGCGCAGGGAGGAGAACTCTTAAAGCGGATCTCCGCCATTCGAAAGCAGCTGGCGTTGGAACTCGGCTTTGTGATCCCGCCCATTCACATCCGGGATAATCTCCAGATCAAGCCGAATGAATATATCATCATGATCAAAGGCATCGAGGTCGCCCGGGGCGATCTCCTCCCCGATCACTATCTCGCGATGAATCCGACCGGGACCGATCGAGGGATCTCCGGCATCCCGACCAAGGAGCCCTGTTTCGGTCTCCCGGCCCTTTGGGTCTCGGAGAAGGAGAAAGAGCGTGCCCAAGTGGCCGGCTATACCGTGGTCGACGCTCCTTCGGTCATCGCCACCCATCTGACCGAAATCCTGCGAAATCACGCGCACGAGCTCTTGGGACGGCAGGAGGTTCAGCAGCTGATCGATCGTTTCGGAAAAGAGGCGCCGAAGGTGGTCGAAGAGTTGATTCCCAACCTCCTTCCGCTCGGCGGGGTGGTCAAGGTGCTCTGCAACCTGCTCCGGGAGCGGGTACCGATCCGGGATCTGCGGACGATCATGGAAACGCTGGCCGACACCGCTCCGACGACGAAAGATGCCGATCTGCTGACCGAATCGGTCCGTCAGGCGCTCGGCCGGACGATCACGCGGCAGTATCAAGCGGCCGATCGGACCCTTCCGGTCATCAGCATCGATCCGACGCTCGACCAGCGGATTGCAACCTCGATTCAGCAGAGCGGCCAGAACTATATTTTGACGCTCGATCCGATGTTGGCGCAGAAGATCCTGCTACGGATTCGGCAGGCGGTGGAGCAGGTTTCGATGAAGGGGACCGCCCCGGTGCTCCTTTGCTCGCCGATGATCCGGCCGCATCTCCGAAAGCTGGTGGAGCGGTTTATCCCCAACCTGGTGGTTCTCTCCTCGAGCGAGGTGGTCTCGCCGGTCAAGATCCAATCGATAGAGACGGTGAAGGTGAGCGATGCAGATTAGAAAATATGAAGTATTTGAGATCTCAGAGGCGCTGAAGGTGATTAAGAAAGAGCTGGGGCCCGACGCGGTGATTTTGTCGACGCGGGAGATTCGGAAAGGGGGCTTCGGTCTCTTTAACCGGCCCCTCATCGAAGTGACCGCCGCGGTCGATCCCCCGAGTCCGATGGAGAAAGCATCCCGTGACGAAGCGGCAAAAACGTACCGACGCGACGGCTCGGAGGAAAAATCGGAGGTGTTCGACGAATTATTGGAGGAAGCGGACCAGGCGACTCCGTCCGCTCCAGAGATCGGCTCGGTATTGGAAGAGCTTCGGACGTTGAGGGAATCGGTCGAGGCGCTCCGCGCCGCCCCGCTGCAGAACGGCGGCTGGTCCCAAGTCCAAGAGGCCTGTCGAGAGATGAAGGAGATGATGAAAGGGCTGACCCTTGCCGCGCAGCCGAGGGAGGCCGATCTCCCGCCGACGCTGGCGGCCCTCCTTCAGCGTCTCATTTTGAGAGGGGTCGACCCGGCGATTGCAACCGATCTCCTTCAGATGATCAAGCGGAAACTGGGCCCCGACGATCTCTGGAAGGAAGATTTTGTCGAAAATTATCTCAAGGAAATGATTAAGTCGATGGTCCAGGCCTCGGTGGCGATGGAGCGCCCAAAGGAGGGGGGGAAGGTGGTTGCACTAATCGGACCGACCGGAGTCGGCAAGACCACCACCCTCGCAAAGCTGGCGGCCC
Proteins encoded in this window:
- the fliO gene encoding flagellar biosynthetic protein FliO, whose protein sequence is MDPFWNLVKVGASLLLVLGIIALTAYAVKRFLGGRLGLWRTQPLIQVLSTTYLGPKKEIAVIEVGKEYLVVGITATQISLLTRLEGPPLPAKPIETREDSRSV
- the fliN gene encoding flagellar motor switch protein FliN — encoded protein: MANEDPKAGVGAPKAAGAPAAPAKRPAAPEPKPAAFAPLEQKKPEAPAGNLDFILDIPLEIRVEMGSSKILIRDLLQLGQGSVVELEKMAGEPMDLYIGDKLVAKGEVVVVNDKFGIRLTDIVSAAERIKQLSKG
- the flhB gene encoding flagellar biosynthesis protein FlhB, producing the protein MAAEDQERTEQATPKRREEARSRGQVPRSREIYSAALILGGVFGFSMLGPMVVSEMQKMMVQTLGALSAAPMTETSLYQLATAHFSRTLWVLVPVMGLLALISLAAAFGQQGWVWSTTALSPDWSRLNPLKGFQKFLSIQAAAELIKTLIKFLAVGGLSYLLIRQALPALSVAIQSEPAQMPGLAGRMIYRFALTTGILIAFIGGADYLFQWWSMERSLRMSRQDIKDEMRQSEGDPMLRARVRSIQREMARKRMMADVPKADVVVTNPTHLAVALLYQHGKMSAPKVVAKGAGFVAERIRELARQNGVPVIENKPLARALFKTVKIGDPVPSKLYRAVAEILAYVYRLRGKAARP
- the fliP gene encoding flagellar type III secretion system pore protein FliP (The bacterial flagellar biogenesis protein FliP forms a type III secretion system (T3SS)-type pore required for flagellar assembly.) — protein: MKKTWAFRGILFCSLLLICMIGLASAADAPNAAPSLTINLGNGTPQQMSVVVQILLLLTVLSLAPALIMMVTSFTRIVIVLSFLRHALGTQQTPPNQVLISLALFLTLFVMSPVWQKVNAEALQPYLEQKLTQAEALDRAADSARGFMLKQVREKDLALFVDMAKLPPPKSPSELPIHVVIPAFMISELRTAFQIGFLLFLPFLVIDIVVASILMSMGMMMLPPVMISLPFKLILFVLADGWYLIVGSLIKSFA
- the flhA gene encoding flagellar biosynthesis protein FlhA — protein: MAETVSEQTPAGGWLKNGDIILSLGVVGVLMLMILPLPRMLLDLLLAFNLSVALIILFVSMYTLRPMEFSAFPSMLLLVTLFRLSLNIATTRLILLHGNEGADAAGEVIKTFGNFVVGGNYTVGLVVFAILIVINFVVITKGAGRIAEVAARFMLDAMPGKQMSIDADLNAGLIDEKEARRRRKAVSQEADFYGAMDGASKFVRGDAVAAILIVLVNIIGGLIIGVLQQGMGVMAAAQNYTLLTVGEGLVAQIPALIISTSAGIVVSRAAADANLGTEVTRQILVHPRAIMGAASIIFLFGLMPGLPHIAFLLLASAIGFMGYTAQKSKEAAAAAEIKETAPSAAPPAAEKQDWIVPLDLMELNVGYGLIPLVDEAQGGELLKRISAIRKQLALELGFVIPPIHIRDNLQIKPNEYIIMIKGIEVARGDLLPDHYLAMNPTGTDRGISGIPTKEPCFGLPALWVSEKEKERAQVAGYTVVDAPSVIATHLTEILRNHAHELLGRQEVQQLIDRFGKEAPKVVEELIPNLLPLGGVVKVLCNLLRERVPIRDLRTIMETLADTAPTTKDADLLTESVRQALGRTITRQYQAADRTLPVISIDPTLDQRIATSIQQSGQNYILTLDPMLAQKILLRIRQAVEQVSMKGTAPVLLCSPMIRPHLRKLVERFIPNLVVLSSSEVVSPVKIQSIETVKVSDAD
- the fliR gene encoding flagellar biosynthetic protein FliR codes for the protein MSWVQPLFQYETSFVLILFRVGSFLAAMPMVGGQSLPGLIKVSLALAVSLVLVPIISMPPPPSTLSAWMVGLVGEVLIGWVIGLGTQLIFAAVDLGGEIAGLQMGFGIASVIDPASNQPVPLIEQVYTLLAVLIFFGARADHLILQALVHSFGLLPPMAFAPNGIPLGHFIQLAGQMFVVGMKIAIPVTMVLLLANVALGILSRVVPQMNVWLMSFPVTIGLGLLVMGATLSLFVALLQDRMAGLEGTIASLLIEMRK
- the flhF gene encoding flagellar biosynthesis protein FlhF; its protein translation is MQIRKYEVFEISEALKVIKKELGPDAVILSTREIRKGGFGLFNRPLIEVTAAVDPPSPMEKASRDEAAKTYRRDGSEEKSEVFDELLEEADQATPSAPEIGSVLEELRTLRESVEALRAAPLQNGGWSQVQEACREMKEMMKGLTLAAQPREADLPPTLAALLQRLILRGVDPAIATDLLQMIKRKLGPDDLWKEDFVENYLKEMIKSMVQASVAMERPKEGGKVVALIGPTGVGKTTTLAKLAAHQFRNKGKVTLATLDTYRVGAVEQLKIYAKIIGAPVIVSESQLREGVARRQEGELILIDTAGRSHLNRAQVEELHLLSRIGAPIETHLVLSSTTGERDLEEMIDQFSAVPINYFLFTKTDETRNHGSLLTAMRKKGKPLSYLTTGQRVPEDIEIATPKRIADLVLN
- the fliQ gene encoding flagellar biosynthesis protein FliQ, whose translation is MTPEFVIEMGQRTIETALLLAAPALLFSLVAGLIISIFQAVTQINEATLTFLPKILAVSLALLIFFPWMLSIIIEFTSRLLINIPNYVH